The following proteins come from a genomic window of Timaviella obliquedivisa GSE-PSE-MK23-08B:
- a CDS encoding ComF family protein, translated as MDGWAKGLRSWLDIFLESQCPLCNRSAPRVICSTCERQLQQCRLIQPYQQSSLPIIAWGEYGGVLKRAIASLKYENHPELARPLGQWLGQAWLNAKFPIKNSVIVVPIPMHPDKIAQRGFNQAELIAQSFCEAAGLPLKRHGLARIQATEAQFKLSPQAREQNLAGAFALGKDFLRQRPTGTVLLVDDIYTTGATVRSAAQVLRRQQISVWGVSAVAIAGKRSE; from the coding sequence ATGGACGGTTGGGCTAAAGGTCTCAGAAGCTGGCTAGATATCTTTTTAGAGTCTCAGTGTCCACTCTGTAACCGATCTGCGCCTAGAGTGATTTGCTCTACCTGTGAGCGGCAGTTGCAGCAATGTCGATTAATCCAGCCGTATCAGCAAAGTTCTTTGCCGATCATAGCTTGGGGCGAATATGGCGGGGTGCTTAAACGGGCGATCGCCTCCCTTAAATATGAAAATCATCCTGAGTTAGCTCGTCCTTTGGGTCAGTGGCTGGGTCAAGCGTGGCTTAATGCTAAATTTCCCATCAAAAATTCTGTGATTGTCGTTCCTATCCCAATGCATCCTGACAAAATTGCGCAACGGGGTTTTAACCAAGCCGAACTGATTGCCCAATCTTTTTGTGAAGCCGCAGGTTTGCCGCTGAAACGCCATGGACTCGCTCGGATTCAAGCCACAGAAGCGCAGTTTAAGCTATCGCCCCAAGCACGGGAGCAAAACTTAGCAGGAGCCTTTGCCCTAGGAAAGGACTTTTTGCGGCAGCGCCCGACTGGGACAGTACTGCTGGTAGATGATATCTACACGACAGGGGCAACAGTCCGATCGGCGGCACAGGTGCTACGACGGCAACAAATTTCGGTCTGGGGCGTAAGCGCAGTGGCAATTGCTGGCAAGCGATCGGAATAA
- the infC gene encoding translation initiation factor IF-3 yields MALIKQNRDLPTINERIRFPKIRVIDTDGGQLGILTPRDALRMAEEKELDLVLVSDKADPPVCRIMDYGKFKFEQEKKAREARKKQHTSDVKEVKMRYKIEDHDYNVRVTQAERFLKSGDKVKATIMFRGREIQHSDLAETLLKRMATDLQEFAEVQQAPKREGRNMMMMLSPKK; encoded by the coding sequence ATGGCTTTGATCAAGCAAAATCGCGATTTACCAACCATCAACGAACGGATTCGATTTCCAAAAATTAGGGTCATTGATACAGACGGTGGGCAACTTGGCATCCTAACGCCACGGGATGCCCTGCGCATGGCAGAAGAAAAAGAACTAGATCTTGTTTTAGTAAGCGATAAGGCTGACCCGCCCGTCTGCCGTATTATGGACTACGGTAAGTTCAAGTTTGAGCAAGAGAAAAAGGCACGCGAAGCCCGCAAGAAGCAGCATACTTCCGATGTTAAGGAAGTGAAAATGCGATACAAAATCGAAGACCACGATTACAACGTTCGCGTGACCCAGGCTGAAAGGTTTCTAAAGTCAGGTGATAAGGTCAAAGCAACGATCATGTTCCGTGGACGAGAAATTCAGCACAGCGACCTTGCTGAAACGCTGCTGAAGCGGATGGCAACGGATCTTCAAGAGTTCGCTGAAGTCCAGCAGGCTCCTAAGCGGGAAGGACGAAACATGATGATGATGCTTTCTCCTAAAAAGTAA
- a CDS encoding glycosyltransferase: MPKISVCIPTYNRVHLLPQAIDSVLEQTELDFELIVCDDGSTDGTAELLAQYADPRIHYIRHLQNIGKSNNMRSGFEAATGEYFIKFDDDDRLTPQFLAQTAAILDDNPPIDFVSTDHWVINSEGDRDLQMTDANSKKWGRTELPNGRIKSLLKVVFVQQCLQIGATLFRRQALLDVGYMRPNIQNCEDNDLLVRLALAGKQAFYWGDRLMEYRFHAEQQGIDRAIPYLTDKICYLENFRFEEQDLEKVRQKRLAETQLLLGLRLIETGETQTGRTLVRAGKTSSPTKHLAGLGLSLLPLGFRQQAFHLLRHIKA, from the coding sequence GTGCCCAAAATTAGCGTTTGTATTCCCACGTATAACCGTGTTCATTTGCTGCCCCAAGCAATTGACAGCGTGCTGGAACAAACCGAATTAGATTTTGAACTGATCGTCTGTGATGACGGTTCTACAGATGGTACCGCAGAACTATTGGCGCAGTATGCCGATCCCAGAATTCACTACATTCGCCATCTGCAAAACATTGGTAAGAGCAACAACATGCGATCGGGGTTTGAAGCTGCAACCGGAGAGTACTTCATCAAGTTTGATGATGACGATCGCCTTACCCCTCAGTTTCTGGCTCAGACTGCCGCAATTTTGGATGACAATCCTCCAATTGATTTTGTCAGCACCGATCATTGGGTGATTAATAGTGAGGGCGATCGGGATTTGCAAATGACAGATGCCAATTCTAAAAAATGGGGACGCACTGAGCTACCCAACGGCAGAATCAAAAGTCTATTAAAAGTGGTGTTTGTCCAACAATGCCTACAGATCGGCGCAACCTTATTTCGGCGGCAAGCCTTGTTAGATGTGGGTTACATGCGCCCCAACATTCAAAACTGCGAAGATAATGATTTGTTAGTGCGCCTGGCACTGGCAGGAAAGCAGGCGTTTTACTGGGGCGATCGCCTGATGGAGTATCGGTTCCACGCTGAACAACAAGGCATCGATCGCGCTATTCCCTATCTCACAGACAAAATTTGCTATCTAGAAAACTTCCGCTTTGAAGAGCAGGATCTGGAAAAGGTGCGTCAAAAGCGCCTTGCTGAAACCCAGTTGCTGCTGGGGTTGCGGTTGATTGAAACGGGAGAAACCCAAACTGGGCGAACTTTAGTGCGGGCAGGCAAAACATCAAGCCCCACTAAACACTTAGCGGGGCTTGGACTATCTTTGCTGCCCTTAGGCTTCCGTCAGCAAGCCTTTCATCTTCTAAGACATATCAAAGCTTAG
- a CDS encoding glycosyltransferase family 4 protein, with protein MNILMLSSTFPYPPSRGGTQVRTFNLLKYLGQNNCVTLMTQRSPDVTDEEIAGLSDWVGDLKVFPRRPDGGGGIAAKLQRFGQFALNGTPPNVQGLHLKEAQDWIDASVAANKFDVITCEHSVNEIFVRPEWRSHLRTVVDIHSSVYGTCKNQLETQTSENAWRDRLNLPLLKRYERRYCTKFSTLVVTTPDDRQQIQEFCPHAPIAVIPNGVDFSHFPYRTADPGGHRLVFMGAMDNVANIDAARFFSCEVFPNIRQQYPEATLELVGAHPVPEVLELANHPGIWVTGKVPSMVEYLHQATVCVVPMRTGFGIKNKTLEAMAAGTPVVGSDRGLEGLAVDGSSPLRALRANQIEEYCGAIGRLFEEPQLRQHLSREARALVEREYTWEQAGQRYEQAIVGTG; from the coding sequence ATGAATATTTTGATGCTCTCCTCGACTTTTCCCTACCCGCCTTCCCGAGGTGGAACTCAGGTGCGGACGTTTAATCTACTTAAGTATTTAGGACAAAATAATTGCGTGACTCTAATGACCCAGCGATCGCCTGATGTCACCGATGAGGAAATTGCAGGACTGAGCGACTGGGTAGGGGATCTCAAAGTATTTCCGCGTCGTCCAGATGGCGGAGGCGGTATTGCCGCAAAGCTTCAGCGTTTTGGGCAATTTGCCCTGAATGGTACGCCGCCCAATGTCCAGGGACTTCACCTTAAAGAAGCACAGGACTGGATTGATGCTTCAGTTGCAGCGAACAAGTTTGACGTGATTACCTGTGAACACAGCGTTAACGAGATTTTTGTGCGCCCTGAATGGCGATCGCACCTGCGGACAGTGGTTGATATTCACAGTTCTGTCTACGGCACCTGCAAAAATCAGCTTGAAACCCAAACGTCTGAAAATGCTTGGCGCGATCGTCTTAATCTGCCTCTGCTTAAACGCTACGAACGCCGCTACTGTACTAAGTTCTCCACCCTTGTTGTCACGACTCCCGACGATCGGCAGCAAATTCAAGAATTTTGTCCCCATGCACCCATCGCCGTCATTCCCAACGGCGTAGATTTTAGCCACTTTCCCTATCGCACTGCTGATCCTGGCGGTCATCGCCTCGTCTTTATGGGCGCAATGGATAACGTTGCTAATATTGATGCGGCAAGATTTTTCAGCTGTGAAGTTTTTCCAAACATTCGGCAGCAATACCCGGAGGCGACCTTAGAACTCGTTGGCGCTCATCCGGTGCCCGAAGTTCTGGAATTAGCCAATCATCCTGGCATCTGGGTGACGGGCAAAGTGCCTTCAATGGTGGAGTATCTCCATCAGGCGACGGTTTGCGTCGTGCCCATGCGAACGGGCTTTGGCATCAAAAATAAGACATTGGAGGCGATGGCGGCGGGAACGCCCGTGGTGGGAAGCGATCGCGGCTTAGAAGGACTGGCGGTAGATGGAAGCAGTCCCTTGCGTGCCCTAAGAGCAAACCAAATTGAGGAATACTGTGGGGCGATCGGTCGGCTATTTGAAGAGCCTCAACTTCGGCAACACCTTTCACGAGAAGCACGAGCGCTGGTAGAACGCGAATATACTTGGGAACAAGCGGGTCAGCGGTATGAACAGGCGATCGTGGGCACCGGATAA
- a CDS encoding CAAD domain-containing protein, whose translation MNDNEERGSLTSYSSSETNEQWKEATDKISTFLANLPDYLTEFFGEYRRPIITVSLVIASIIAVKLLLAIIGAINDIPLLSPLFELVGISYSAWFIYRYALKESTRKELGEGFEALKEQILGKRSEI comes from the coding sequence ATGAATGATAACGAAGAACGGGGAAGTCTGACTTCTTACTCGTCGTCTGAAACTAACGAGCAATGGAAAGAAGCCACCGATAAAATCTCAACATTCCTAGCAAATTTGCCCGACTATTTGACAGAATTCTTTGGAGAATATCGCCGTCCCATTATTACTGTCAGTCTTGTGATTGCATCCATTATTGCAGTCAAGCTTTTGTTGGCAATTATTGGAGCAATTAATGATATTCCTTTGTTATCTCCGTTATTTGAGTTAGTAGGCATCTCTTACTCTGCTTGGTTCATTTACCGCTATGCATTGAAAGAATCTACTCGCAAAGAATTGGGTGAAGGATTTGAGGCTCTTAAAGAGCAAATTTTAGGTAAGCGCTCTGAGATCTAA
- the lpxB gene encoding lipid-A-disaccharide synthase, which translates to MTIRQTEGQRARNLNIFISTGEVSGDLQGALLIESLYRQALSQGVTLEITGLGGDRMSQAGATLLADTTTISSIGILESIPHIFSTLQLQRRAKRHLQIHPPDIVILIDYFGPNLGIGGFIRKFLPHVPTVYYIAPQEWVWSFSDRNTQRILSLSDRLLAIFKGEAEYYQKKGGNVTWVGHPLVDGMVTAPTRLEARQALGIASDQLAIALIPASRLQEIKYVLPIIFAAAQQIQAKLPHVHFWIPLSLETYRAPLEQAIQQYRLQATLISKQSHSSQTVIAAADLAIAKSGTVNLETALLNVPQVITYRLNAVTAWIAEHILKLAIPFASPPNLVLMEEIVPELLQANATPDRIAQEALEILSSPERRATMLAGYQRMRQELGAVGVCDRAAHEILGMVKRNGDR; encoded by the coding sequence ATGACCATTCGTCAAACTGAAGGACAACGGGCAAGAAATCTGAACATCTTCATCAGCACGGGCGAAGTCTCCGGCGATCTTCAGGGCGCTCTTCTTATTGAATCCCTCTATCGCCAAGCTCTAAGCCAAGGCGTAACGCTTGAAATTACGGGGTTAGGGGGCGATCGCATGTCTCAAGCGGGTGCCACTCTCCTTGCTGACACCACCACGATTAGTTCCATCGGCATTCTCGAATCCATTCCTCACATTTTCTCTACCCTCCAGCTTCAGCGCCGAGCCAAACGCCACCTGCAAATCCATCCTCCCGATATCGTCATTCTGATTGATTACTTTGGCCCCAACCTTGGCATTGGCGGCTTTATCCGTAAATTCCTCCCTCACGTCCCTACCGTTTACTACATTGCTCCCCAAGAGTGGGTTTGGTCTTTCAGCGATCGCAACACCCAGCGCATTCTCAGCCTGAGCGATCGCCTCCTTGCCATCTTTAAAGGTGAAGCAGAGTACTACCAAAAAAAAGGTGGTAACGTCACTTGGGTTGGGCATCCCTTAGTCGATGGCATGGTCACTGCTCCTACTCGCCTAGAAGCGCGTCAAGCCTTGGGGATCGCGTCTGATCAACTGGCGATCGCCTTGATCCCCGCCTCTCGCCTCCAAGAAATTAAGTATGTTCTGCCCATCATTTTTGCCGCAGCCCAACAAATTCAGGCAAAGCTGCCCCACGTCCATTTTTGGATTCCGTTGTCTTTAGAAACTTACCGAGCGCCATTAGAACAAGCGATTCAGCAGTACAGACTGCAAGCAACCCTAATCTCAAAACAATCTCATTCCTCTCAAACTGTCATTGCAGCGGCTGATTTGGCGATCGCTAAGTCTGGCACCGTCAATCTTGAAACAGCACTGCTCAATGTTCCTCAAGTCATTACTTATCGGCTCAATGCCGTTACCGCTTGGATTGCCGAACACATTCTTAAACTCGCCATACCCTTCGCCTCGCCGCCTAACCTAGTGCTGATGGAGGAAATCGTCCCTGAACTTCTCCAAGCTAATGCAACGCCAGACCGGATTGCTCAAGAAGCTCTAGAAATTCTTTCTAGCCCAGAGCGTCGCGCCACTATGCTGGCAGGATACCAACGGATGCGGCAAGAGCTAGGAGCGGTAGGCGTGTGCGATCGCGCTGCCCACGAGATTTTAGGGATGGTCAAAAGGAATGGCGATCGCTAG
- the lpxA gene encoding acyl-ACP--UDP-N-acetylglucosamine O-acyltransferase yields the protein MTITLIHPTAVISPGAELHPTVQIGAYAVIGEKVKVGAGSVIGHHAILEGRVEIGTGNHIFPGAAIGLEPQDLKYDGSLNLVKIGDRNVIREYVTINRATWANDATVIGNDNLLMAYVHVGHNCVIEDQVIISNSVALSGHVHIESRARISGVLGVHQFVHIGRLAMVGGMSRINRDVPPYMIVEGNPARVRSLNKIGIQRADETETLQSLKKAFRTLYRSGLSFTEALEQLELLPQNEALDHLQQFLRLSRSPGRRGCTPAKRSHTLDE from the coding sequence TTGACTATTACCTTGATCCATCCCACGGCTGTGATTTCTCCCGGTGCTGAACTGCATCCAACAGTACAGATCGGGGCGTATGCAGTTATTGGTGAAAAAGTGAAAGTGGGTGCAGGCAGCGTGATTGGGCATCATGCCATCTTAGAGGGACGGGTAGAAATTGGCACAGGAAACCATATTTTTCCGGGGGCTGCCATTGGGCTAGAGCCGCAAGATTTGAAGTACGACGGTTCACTAAACCTTGTTAAGATTGGCGATCGCAATGTTATTCGTGAATATGTCACCATTAACCGCGCCACCTGGGCAAACGATGCGACGGTGATAGGCAACGATAACCTGCTGATGGCATACGTTCATGTGGGGCACAACTGCGTCATTGAAGATCAGGTGATTATTTCTAATAGCGTTGCTCTCTCAGGGCATGTCCACATTGAATCTCGTGCTCGGATCAGCGGCGTTTTGGGTGTTCACCAATTTGTTCACATTGGGCGCTTAGCTATGGTGGGGGGCATGAGTCGCATTAACCGCGATGTGCCGCCCTACATGATTGTTGAGGGCAACCCAGCCAGAGTGCGATCGCTTAACAAAATTGGTATTCAACGAGCCGACGAAACCGAGACTCTGCAATCCCTCAAAAAAGCTTTCCGTACCCTTTACCGCTCAGGGCTTTCCTTTACCGAAGCCCTGGAACAACTCGAACTTCTCCCCCAAAACGAAGCCCTAGACCATCTTCAGCAATTCCTCAGGCTCAGCCGCTCTCCCGGCAGACGCGGCTGCACTCCTGCTAAACGATCCCATACTCTAGATGAGTAG
- the fabZ gene encoding 3-hydroxyacyl-ACP dehydratase FabZ — protein MAILTEAPSNTHIVPDLDPNDVPQPSVLTIEDIHRLLPHRYPFSLVDRIIRYVPGKEAVGIKNVSFNEPHFQGHFPGKPIMPGVLIIEAMAQVGGIVVTQMPDLPPGLFMFAGIDKVRFRRPVVPGDQLVMTVELLSVKARRFGKMQGRAEVDGQLVAEGLLTFSLVDL, from the coding sequence ATGGCAATATTGACTGAAGCTCCCTCAAACACACACATTGTTCCCGACCTCGATCCTAACGATGTTCCCCAGCCCTCGGTTCTAACGATCGAAGACATTCATCGCTTGCTGCCGCACCGTTACCCTTTTTCCCTCGTCGATCGCATCATTCGCTACGTCCCTGGTAAAGAAGCAGTCGGCATCAAAAACGTGTCGTTCAATGAACCCCACTTTCAAGGACACTTTCCTGGAAAGCCCATCATGCCTGGTGTGTTAATTATTGAAGCGATGGCACAAGTGGGCGGCATCGTGGTCACTCAAATGCCCGATTTGCCCCCAGGTTTGTTCATGTTCGCAGGCATTGACAAAGTGCGGTTCCGTCGCCCAGTTGTTCCTGGTGACCAACTGGTCATGACCGTGGAACTGCTTTCGGTCAAAGCGCGTCGTTTTGGTAAGATGCAGGGTCGTGCTGAGGTGGATGGGCAACTCGTTGCTGAAGGGCTGCTCACTTTCTCGCTAGTAGACCTATAA
- a CDS encoding UDP-3-O-acyl-N-acetylglucosamine deacetylase — protein MIRCEDERPYPDSAPSSFQQRTLAGSFERSGVGLHSGAVTQVRVLPAAVGQGRYFVRTDLPESPIILARTAQLHQTRLSTELAQGSASVRTVEHLLAALSGMGIDNARIEIDGAEVPLLDGSAQEWVSAIAESGILLQEGDRPVYAISEPIWVHSGDAFVAALPAPHLRFSYGIDFELVAIGQQWHTWLPGQESFELAIAPARTFGLAHEIDHLRSLGLIKGGSLENALVCGAEGWLNPPLRFPDEPVRHKLLDLIGDLSLLGSFPCAHILAYKASHQLHTQLAQRLTQVLPLA, from the coding sequence ATGATTCGTTGCGAAGACGAGCGCCCGTATCCAGATTCGGCTCCCTCAAGTTTCCAACAGAGAACCTTGGCAGGAAGCTTTGAGCGATCGGGCGTGGGACTCCATTCTGGTGCAGTGACACAGGTACGAGTTCTCCCTGCGGCAGTGGGGCAAGGTCGCTATTTTGTCCGAACCGATCTGCCTGAATCGCCTATTATTCTGGCTCGCACTGCTCAGTTACATCAGACTCGGCTTTCAACAGAACTGGCACAAGGTTCGGCTTCAGTTCGCACCGTGGAACATTTGTTGGCAGCCCTCAGCGGCATGGGAATAGACAATGCTCGGATTGAAATTGATGGGGCAGAAGTACCTTTATTGGATGGTTCAGCACAAGAGTGGGTCAGCGCGATCGCCGAGTCAGGCATCCTTCTGCAAGAGGGCGATCGTCCTGTCTATGCCATCTCTGAGCCGATTTGGGTGCATTCTGGAGATGCTTTTGTAGCGGCACTACCTGCCCCTCACCTGCGGTTTTCCTATGGCATTGACTTTGAATTAGTCGCCATTGGTCAACAGTGGCACACCTGGCTGCCAGGGCAGGAAAGCTTTGAACTGGCGATCGCTCCGGCACGCACCTTTGGGCTAGCCCATGAAATTGACCACTTGCGCAGTTTAGGTCTGATCAAAGGCGGTAGTTTAGAAAATGCGCTGGTGTGTGGTGCTGAAGGATGGCTGAACCCGCCCTTGCGATTTCCAGATGAGCCAGTGCGTCATAAGCTTTTAGACTTAATAGGAGACTTGAGTTTATTGGGCAGTTTTCCTTGTGCCCATATTCTGGCGTACAAGGCAAGTCATCAATTGCATACCCAATTGGCGCAGCGTCTCACTCAAGTCCTCCCGTTAGCTTAA